The following proteins are co-located in the Paralichthys olivaceus isolate ysfri-2021 chromosome 10, ASM2471397v2, whole genome shotgun sequence genome:
- the LOC109640664 gene encoding olfactory receptor 11A1-like has translation MSNASSLAAVTSLTLDGLAQLSEHRWIFFFVFFALYVFVLVSDVLVIYVICSQRSLHRPMFVLVAAVLLNSLSGSAALYPRLLSDLASGLRRVEVPGPVCVGQAFMVGSAGSSSFLLLAAMALDRYVSICRPLRYAALMSRAALAALLLLCFLLPAALVGGAALQAARLPLCRTRLRRLYCDVYSFVSLSCGGGAALLLQVYGLLCSAATMLAPVIFVLVTYGRILYICLRGSRTTSSSKALKTCAPHLLVLMNYSLSVGVELLQRRVHGEGEPAASILSSVLGLVVPTVGNPLVYGLKVKEILTHLKRLLRIS, from the coding sequence ATGTCGAACGCGAGCTCGCTGGCCGCTGTGACGTCACTGACGCTGGACGGCCTCGCGCAGCTGTCTGAGCACCGCTGGATCTTCTTCTTCGTGTTTTTCGCGCTCTACGTGTTCGTGCTGGTCAGTGACGTGCTCGTGATCTACGTCATCTGTTCTCAGCGCAGCCTCCACAGGCCGATGTTCGTGCTCGTGGCCGCGGTTCTGTTGAACTCCCTCAGCGGCAGCGCGGCGCTCTACCCGCGGCTGCTGTCAGACCTGGCGTCGGGCCTGCGGCGGGTGGAGGTCCCGGGCCCGGTGTGTGTGGGTCAGGCCTTCATGGTGGGGTCCGCGGGCTCGAGCAGCTTCCTGCTGCTGGCCGCCATGGCTCTGGACCGCTACGTGTCCATCTGCCGCCCGCTGCGCTACGCCGCGCTCATGTCACGTGCCGCGCTAgcggcgctgctgctgctgtgctttcTGCTTCCTGCCGCTCTGGTGGGCGGCGCGGCGCTGCAGGCGGCGCGCCTGCCGCTCTGCCGCACGCGGCTCCGCAGACTTTACTGTGACGTGTACAGCTTCGTCAGCCTGAGCTGCGGCGGCGGGGCCGCGCTGCTGCTGCAAGTGTACGGCCTCCTCTGCTCCGCGGCCACTATGCTCGCTCCCGTCATCTTCGTGCTCGTCACTTACGGCCGCATCCTCTATATCTGTCTACGCGGCTCGCGCACGACCAGCAGCAGTAAAGCGTTGAAAACGTGCGCGCCGCACCTGCTCGTCCTCATGAACTACTCATTGAGCGTCGGGGTCGAGCTGCTGCAGCGCCGCGTGCACGGCGAGGGCGAGCCCGCGGCCTCCATCCTCAGCTCCGTGCTCGGGTTAGTTGTTCCCACCGTGGGCAACCCGCTGGTCTATGGACTGAAGGTGAAGGAGATCCTCACGCACCTGAAGAGACTGCTGAGGATCAGCTGA